A region of Halosolutus amylolyticus DNA encodes the following proteins:
- a CDS encoding DUF1028 domain-containing protein codes for MTFSICVHESYETPDGESHRRFGVAVTTRLPGVGTLCPFVSENCAVATQSLVNVDLGRRGIAYVDDGLAVEDALEALLNADEGAPQRQLHGVDADGTFAFSGAECGDWFGHHEGDHFTIAGNLLTGESVLDATAAAYEASAVHEAVDDTSGSPRDGEGPDPLAKRLIDALAAGDLEGGDKREGLSVQSAAIAVETTEEYDVTPPYNDLRVDATETPIADLRETYDLAVIGYEDTLDRYEEAYEADSLDETDE; via the coding sequence ATGACATTCAGCATCTGCGTCCACGAATCGTACGAGACGCCGGACGGCGAGTCACACCGGCGGTTCGGCGTCGCCGTCACGACCCGTCTGCCGGGCGTCGGGACCCTCTGTCCGTTCGTCAGCGAGAACTGCGCCGTCGCGACCCAGAGCCTGGTCAACGTCGACCTCGGCCGACGGGGGATCGCCTACGTCGACGATGGACTCGCGGTCGAAGACGCGCTGGAGGCCCTCCTCAACGCGGACGAGGGCGCACCTCAGCGACAGCTCCACGGCGTCGACGCCGACGGAACGTTCGCGTTCTCCGGCGCGGAGTGTGGCGACTGGTTCGGCCACCACGAGGGCGACCACTTCACGATCGCCGGGAACCTCCTGACCGGCGAGTCCGTCCTCGACGCGACCGCGGCGGCCTACGAGGCGTCCGCGGTCCACGAGGCGGTCGACGACACGAGCGGCAGTCCGCGAGACGGCGAGGGCCCCGACCCGCTCGCGAAGCGACTGATCGACGCGCTCGCGGCCGGCGACCTGGAGGGCGGGGACAAACGCGAGGGCCTGTCCGTCCAGAGCGCTGCGATCGCCGTCGAGACCACCGAGGAGTACGACGTGACCCCACCGTACAACGACCTCCGGGTGGACGCGACGGAGACGCCGATCGCCGACCTGCGGGAGACGTACGACCTCGCAGTAATCGGCTACGAGGATACCCTCGATCGGTACGAGGAGGCGTACGAGGCGGATTCGCTGGACGAAACGGACGAGTGA
- a CDS encoding S8 family peptidase produces MTDKHVTRRRLLRNTAAGVTATGMAGTAVAQESPGRKIVGLTADAPFGLARKAASEVTHELDFDRVGKVVSGRFPAEAIEGLEKNPNVRYVEDEGTMQALAQTLPWGIDRVDADVLHANGETGNGADIAIIDTGIDADHPDLQANLGTGEDFTGTGSWDDDNGHGTHCAGIADAVDNSEGVVGVSTEATLHAVKVLDSQGSGTYSDIAAGIEWVADQGYDVASLSLGGSSGSSALRDAVQYAQSNGVLLVAAAGNSGPCSDCVGYPAAYSEVMAVSSTNSSDGLSSFSSTGPEIEIAAPGSDIYSTYNDGGYNTLSGTSMACPHVSGAAGQLMANGYTNSEARQTMKDTAEDLGLASNEQGAGLLDAEAAVTGGGSDPVLTVYTDSATGVGETAATLNGTLNDLGGASSADVYFEWGEAGSGLPNTTSTQTLTSTGSFSDDISGLSSGTEYEFRAVASGSDGSSDTGATQSFTTDSGDGGCFITTATAGEGHTLNSLRRFRDESMSATPVGRGLVGLYYRISPPIAETLERNPESLTARTTRSIVDRCASLSDRQDETDSPAESAFLGVVLTMLYVVGILIGAGGHAGIRTRELLDSS; encoded by the coding sequence ATGACAGACAAACACGTCACTCGCCGCCGTCTGCTCCGAAACACCGCTGCAGGCGTGACGGCAACGGGAATGGCAGGTACAGCAGTCGCACAGGAGTCACCCGGGCGAAAGATCGTCGGACTCACCGCCGACGCACCCTTCGGACTCGCGCGAAAGGCGGCGAGCGAAGTCACGCACGAACTGGACTTCGATCGGGTCGGGAAGGTCGTATCCGGCAGGTTCCCGGCGGAGGCGATCGAGGGGCTGGAGAAGAACCCGAACGTCCGCTACGTCGAGGACGAGGGCACGATGCAGGCGCTGGCACAGACGCTTCCGTGGGGCATCGATCGCGTCGACGCGGACGTTCTCCACGCGAACGGCGAGACCGGCAACGGCGCCGATATCGCCATCATCGACACCGGGATCGACGCCGACCATCCCGACCTGCAGGCGAACCTGGGGACCGGCGAGGACTTCACCGGGACGGGGTCGTGGGACGACGACAACGGTCACGGTACCCACTGTGCGGGCATCGCCGACGCCGTCGACAACAGCGAGGGCGTCGTCGGCGTTTCGACGGAGGCGACGCTACACGCGGTGAAGGTACTCGACAGTCAGGGAAGCGGGACCTACTCGGACATCGCGGCCGGCATCGAGTGGGTCGCCGACCAGGGCTACGACGTCGCGTCGCTGTCGCTCGGCGGCAGTTCCGGCAGTTCCGCCCTTCGGGACGCCGTCCAGTACGCACAGAGCAACGGCGTGTTGCTCGTGGCCGCGGCCGGCAACAGCGGTCCGTGTTCCGACTGTGTCGGCTATCCCGCCGCGTACTCGGAGGTCATGGCCGTCTCCTCGACCAACAGCAGCGACGGCCTGTCGAGTTTCTCCTCGACGGGGCCGGAGATCGAGATCGCCGCCCCGGGCAGCGACATCTACTCGACGTACAACGACGGCGGCTACAACACCCTCTCGGGAACGTCGATGGCGTGTCCGCACGTCTCCGGCGCCGCGGGCCAGTTGATGGCCAACGGCTACACCAACTCGGAAGCGCGCCAGACGATGAAAGACACGGCCGAGGACCTCGGCCTCGCGAGCAACGAACAGGGCGCTGGCCTGCTCGACGCCGAGGCGGCGGTGACCGGCGGCGGCAGCGACCCAGTCCTCACCGTCTACACCGATTCGGCGACCGGGGTCGGCGAGACGGCCGCGACGCTGAACGGGACGCTGAACGATCTCGGCGGTGCCAGCAGCGCGGACGTCTACTTCGAGTGGGGCGAGGCCGGAAGCGGCCTTCCGAACACGACGAGCACCCAGACACTCACGTCGACGGGTTCGTTCAGCGACGACATTTCCGGACTGTCCTCCGGGACGGAGTACGAGTTCCGCGCGGTCGCCAGCGGGAGCGACGGCAGTTCCGACACCGGAGCCACGCAGTCGTTCACGACCGACAGCGGGGACGGTGGCTGTTTCATCACCACGGCAACTGCGGGTGAAGGACACACGCTGAACTCGCTGCGACGGTTCCGCGACGAGTCCATGTCGGCGACGCCGGTGGGTCGCGGTCTGGTCGGACTCTACTACCGGATCAGCCCCCCGATCGCCGAGACGCTGGAACGGAACCCCGAGAGTCTGACGGCCCGGACCACCCGATCGATCGTGGACCGGTGTGCCTCGCTGTCGGACCGACAGGACGAGACCGACTCGCCCGCCGAAAGCGCGTTCCTCGGCGTCGTACTCACGATGCTGTACGTCGTCGGCATCCTGATAGGTGCCGGTGGCCACGCCGGAATCCGCACGCGAGAGCTGCTGGACTCGTCGTGA
- a CDS encoding cell division protein SepF produces the protein MGLMSKILGGNQSRTAEDYVELDLDDVPAESAEATMQVHIAEVDNQADAIDIKDAVYDGDLVVADITRLRTEDKTVEHIVDELRQVAQEVDGDIVRKGDDQIIITPTGVRISREKLGQNF, from the coding sequence ATGGGACTCATGAGCAAAATTCTCGGCGGCAACCAGTCGCGGACCGCCGAGGACTACGTCGAACTGGACCTCGACGACGTACCCGCGGAGTCGGCGGAGGCGACGATGCAGGTCCACATCGCCGAGGTAGACAACCAGGCCGACGCCATCGACATCAAAGACGCCGTCTACGACGGCGACCTGGTCGTCGCGGACATTACGCGCCTCCGCACCGAGGACAAAACCGTCGAACACATCGTCGACGAACTCCGGCAGGTCGCCCAGGAGGTCGACGGCGACATCGTCCGGAAAGGTGACGACCAGATCATTATCACGCCGACCGGCGTCCGGATCAGTCGCGAGAAACTGGGCCAGAACTTCTGA
- a CDS encoding helix-turn-helix domain-containing protein, with amino-acid sequence MSGFRATVVIDDPAGCPVASASECADEPIDSVTRSRTASDGTVVEEFSVTAGTSVATESDTELTPVQSNDREEVYRFERESAADCACERVERSGTPISSVRAQDGALLLTFRTLELETIATIVDDLREYFDGVVVEELSQDHEGSTADPVVVDRDRLTERQREIVETAHEMGYFAYPKGANATDVAEELGVARSTFTEHLAAAQTKLLDAILEK; translated from the coding sequence ATGTCCGGGTTTCGAGCGACAGTCGTCATCGACGATCCCGCAGGGTGTCCGGTCGCCAGCGCGTCGGAGTGTGCGGACGAACCGATCGACTCGGTGACGCGGTCACGGACGGCCTCCGACGGAACGGTCGTCGAGGAGTTCAGCGTGACCGCCGGGACGTCGGTCGCGACCGAGAGCGACACGGAACTGACGCCCGTCCAGTCGAACGACCGGGAAGAAGTCTACCGCTTCGAACGGGAGAGTGCGGCCGACTGTGCGTGTGAACGTGTCGAGCGTTCGGGAACGCCGATCTCGTCGGTCCGGGCCCAGGACGGGGCGTTGCTGCTCACCTTCCGGACGCTCGAACTCGAGACGATCGCGACGATCGTCGACGACCTCCGGGAGTACTTCGACGGCGTCGTCGTCGAGGAACTCAGCCAGGACCACGAGGGGTCGACGGCCGACCCGGTCGTCGTCGATCGGGATCGGCTCACGGAGCGCCAGCGCGAGATCGTCGAGACGGCCCACGAGATGGGCTATTTCGCGTATCCGAAAGGAGCGAACGCGACCGACGTCGCCGAGGAACTCGGCGTCGCGAGGTCGACGTTCACCGAGCACCTGGCCGCCGCCCAGACGAAGCTACTGGACGCAATCCTGGAAAAATAA
- the citZ gene encoding citrate synthase, which translates to MADDLKKGLEGVLVAESELSSIDGDEGRLIYRGYTIEELARGASYEEVVYLLWHGHLPDEAELAEFTEAINEEREVHEDVLATMERLAEADERPMAALRTAVSMFSAYEPEDDVEPDDLEATLRKGRRITAKIPTALAAFERYRLGEDPIDPHPDLGLAANFLYMLTGEEPSDVHAETFDQALILHADHGLNASTFTSMVIGSTMADIYSAVTGGVAALSGPLHGGANQDVMEVLFEIDESELDHREWVEQANEEGRRIPGFGHRVYNVKDPRAKILQERSEELAENGEDKWYDYTTTIEQFLTEEQGLVEKGIAPNVDFYSGSVYYQLGIPIDMYTPIFAMSRVGGWVGHVLEYQEENRLIRPRARYTGPTDQEFVPLEER; encoded by the coding sequence ATGGCTGACGACCTCAAGAAAGGGCTGGAGGGTGTTCTGGTCGCAGAGTCGGAACTCAGCTCGATCGACGGCGACGAAGGTCGGCTGATCTACCGCGGATACACGATCGAGGAGCTCGCTCGCGGGGCGAGCTACGAGGAAGTCGTGTACCTGCTCTGGCACGGACACCTCCCGGACGAGGCGGAGCTCGCGGAGTTCACCGAGGCGATCAACGAAGAGCGCGAGGTCCACGAGGACGTCCTCGCGACGATGGAGCGTCTCGCCGAGGCCGACGAGCGGCCGATGGCCGCCCTCCGGACTGCGGTCTCGATGTTCTCGGCGTACGAACCCGAGGACGACGTCGAACCCGACGACCTGGAGGCGACGCTGCGGAAGGGGCGACGCATCACCGCCAAGATCCCGACCGCGCTCGCGGCCTTCGAGCGGTATCGTCTGGGCGAGGACCCGATCGACCCGCACCCGGACCTCGGACTCGCGGCGAACTTCCTCTACATGCTGACCGGCGAGGAACCGAGCGACGTCCACGCCGAGACCTTCGACCAGGCGCTCATCCTGCACGCCGATCACGGGCTCAACGCCTCGACGTTCACGTCGATGGTCATCGGCTCGACGATGGCCGACATCTACAGCGCCGTCACCGGCGGCGTCGCCGCGCTCTCCGGGCCGCTCCACGGCGGCGCGAACCAGGACGTCATGGAGGTCCTCTTCGAGATCGACGAGAGCGAACTCGACCACCGCGAGTGGGTCGAGCAGGCCAACGAAGAGGGGCGGCGGATCCCCGGCTTCGGCCACCGCGTCTACAACGTCAAGGACCCCCGTGCGAAGATCCTCCAGGAGCGAAGCGAGGAACTCGCCGAAAACGGCGAGGACAAGTGGTACGACTACACCACGACCATCGAACAGTTCCTCACCGAAGAGCAGGGCCTCGTCGAGAAGGGGATCGCCCCGAACGTCGACTTCTACTCCGGGTCGGTCTACTACCAGCTCGGCATCCCGATCGACATGTACACGCCCATCTTCGCGATGAGCCGCGTCGGCGGCTGGGTCGGCCACGTCCTCGAGTACCAGGAGGAGAACCGCCTGATCCGCCCGCGTGCGCGCTACACGGGCCCCACGGACCAGGAGTTCGTCCCGCTCGAAGAGCGATAG
- a CDS encoding DUF7490 domain-containing protein — protein MKRESALLVAALVVAVAALTSLALSGAVTDPSAPDTEAAIDRAGTASLLEVTIAADEVSGETVTLAVDTYLQHEGRPVENVTVVHRTMDADDSLVVDVTEREVGTLESESEEVVPGTVDVPREGAHRIETIVYTDGTRTETVTHRVSGLDSLTPAYADTGLEFHSYTGALVDVPAIEYEVESTTDGRATLEVKSYLTNAGDETADDLELELKARQADSNIVADSATVDLSGVEPGETINPTAELEVPDEYAYHLDGILRLDGTIVATDRAGADLRPNATDGDALDTGEFDDDADENGFEASEADAESHDEAANGADDEYDKEDDASADNTPGFGVAVAAVALLATIAFARRSSNE, from the coding sequence ATGAAACGGGAGTCCGCCCTGCTCGTCGCCGCGCTCGTGGTCGCCGTCGCGGCCCTGACGAGTCTCGCCCTCTCCGGTGCAGTCACCGATCCCAGCGCCCCCGACACGGAGGCTGCGATCGATCGCGCCGGAACCGCATCGTTGCTCGAAGTGACGATCGCCGCCGACGAGGTGTCCGGCGAGACGGTCACACTGGCGGTCGATACCTACCTCCAACACGAGGGTCGACCCGTCGAGAACGTCACGGTAGTCCACCGGACGATGGACGCCGACGACAGCCTCGTGGTCGACGTCACCGAACGCGAGGTCGGGACGCTCGAGAGCGAATCCGAGGAAGTCGTTCCGGGGACCGTCGACGTCCCTCGCGAGGGGGCCCACCGGATCGAGACGATCGTCTACACCGACGGGACGCGAACCGAAACGGTGACCCACCGCGTCTCCGGCCTCGATTCGCTGACGCCTGCCTACGCCGACACCGGCCTCGAGTTCCACAGTTACACCGGTGCGCTCGTCGACGTCCCCGCGATCGAGTACGAGGTCGAGTCGACGACCGACGGCCGGGCCACACTCGAGGTCAAGAGTTACCTCACGAACGCGGGCGACGAGACGGCGGACGACCTCGAACTCGAACTGAAGGCGCGTCAGGCCGACTCGAACATCGTCGCCGACTCGGCTACCGTCGACCTCTCGGGCGTCGAACCCGGCGAGACGATCAACCCGACGGCCGAACTCGAGGTCCCCGACGAGTACGCCTACCACCTCGACGGCATCCTCCGGCTCGACGGCACCATCGTCGCGACCGATCGGGCCGGGGCCGACCTCCGTCCCAACGCGACGGACGGTGACGCCCTCGATACGGGCGAGTTCGACGACGACGCGGACGAGAACGGCTTCGAGGCCAGCGAGGCGGACGCCGAGTCGCACGACGAGGCGGCCAACGGCGCGGACGACGAGTACGACAAGGAGGACGACGCGAGCGCCGACAATACCCCCGGTTTCGGGGTCGCCGTCGCCGCAGTGGCACTGCTTGCAACTATCGCGTTCGCACGGAGGTCCTCGAATGAGTAA
- a CDS encoding gamma-glutamylcyclotransferase family protein, with amino-acid sequence MYVFVYGTLTNPIQVEDVLGPGDGIEDEPTWEFTGSATLDGLHRVDGRYPTLVPGGTVKGRLLAVDAAGLDRLDRYEGVDRGLYVRVAVPRSDPDAGEPDAVWTYVGDPDRLAVDCEWTGGGAFARRVEQYLSSTGVMIESNE; translated from the coding sequence ATGTACGTCTTCGTGTACGGAACGCTGACGAACCCGATACAGGTCGAGGACGTTCTCGGTCCCGGTGACGGTATCGAGGACGAACCGACGTGGGAGTTCACGGGATCGGCGACCCTCGACGGCCTCCACCGGGTCGATGGGCGGTACCCCACGCTGGTCCCCGGCGGGACCGTCAAGGGACGACTGCTCGCCGTCGACGCGGCCGGACTCGATCGTCTTGATCGTTACGAGGGCGTCGATCGAGGGCTGTACGTCCGCGTCGCCGTCCCGCGGAGCGACCCGGACGCCGGGGAACCGGATGCAGTCTGGACGTACGTCGGCGATCCGGACCGACTGGCTGTCGACTGCGAGTGGACCGGCGGTGGGGCGTTCGCGCGCCGGGTCGAACAGTATCTCTCGTCGACAGGAGTCATGATAGAAAGTAACGAATGA